In one Pseudoclavibacter sp. Marseille-Q3772 genomic region, the following are encoded:
- a CDS encoding citrate synthase, giving the protein MSYPALDGRPAGTAEFPIVTATEGGRAIDTSTLRRQTGLTALDYGFVNTSSTESWITYINGDQGILRYRGYPIEELAEHSTFLEVAFLLIYGELPTREQYEAFEHRVTRHTLLHEDIKLLFEALPFTAHPMSVLSSAVAALATYYEDSLDVHDPEAVELNTIRLLAKIPVIAAYAHKKSIGQAFLYPDNSLSFVDNFLKLNFGNYAEPYEVNPVLSRALDRLLILHADHEQNASTSTVRLVGSTEANIYASVSAGISALYGPLHGGANEAVLNMLAEIRDSGEGVARFVERVKNKEDGVRLMGFGHRVYKSYDPRAKIVKQSADEVLGALGVHDPLLEIALELEQTALNDDYFQSRSLYPNVDFYTGIIYKTMGFPTRMFTPLFAIGRLPGWIAQWREQNMDPRSKLGRPQQLYRGNGERHYPEGREFSSN; this is encoded by the coding sequence CTGTCATACCCAGCCTTGGACGGACGCCCGGCGGGCACCGCCGAGTTCCCAATCGTCACCGCCACCGAAGGCGGTCGTGCAATCGACACCTCAACGCTGCGTCGACAAACCGGACTGACCGCGCTGGACTACGGCTTCGTCAACACCTCCTCGACCGAATCTTGGATTACTTACATCAACGGCGATCAAGGAATCCTCCGCTACCGTGGATACCCCATTGAGGAGCTTGCTGAGCACTCAACATTTCTCGAAGTCGCGTTCCTCCTGATCTATGGCGAACTGCCGACCCGCGAACAGTACGAAGCATTCGAGCACCGCGTAACCCGTCACACGCTGCTGCACGAAGACATCAAGCTGCTGTTCGAGGCGCTTCCGTTTACCGCCCACCCAATGTCGGTGCTCTCCAGCGCCGTGGCCGCGCTCGCTACGTACTACGAAGATTCACTCGACGTGCATGACCCCGAAGCGGTGGAACTCAACACCATCCGATTACTTGCAAAGATTCCTGTCATCGCCGCATATGCGCACAAGAAATCCATCGGGCAGGCATTCCTGTATCCCGATAACTCGCTGAGCTTTGTTGATAACTTCCTCAAACTCAACTTTGGTAACTACGCGGAACCGTATGAAGTGAATCCGGTGCTGTCGCGAGCACTGGACCGACTGCTCATCCTGCACGCCGACCACGAACAGAATGCATCCACCTCAACGGTGCGCCTGGTTGGTTCGACTGAGGCGAATATTTACGCCTCCGTCTCCGCCGGTATCTCGGCGCTGTACGGCCCGCTGCACGGTGGTGCAAACGAGGCGGTACTGAACATGCTGGCCGAGATTCGCGATTCTGGCGAAGGCGTTGCCCGCTTTGTTGAACGAGTCAAGAACAAAGAGGATGGCGTTCGGCTCATGGGGTTCGGGCACCGCGTCTACAAGAGCTACGACCCGCGCGCGAAAATCGTCAAGCAGTCTGCCGACGAAGTGCTCGGTGCGCTCGGTGTGCACGACCCGTTGCTGGAGATCGCGCTTGAGCTGGAGCAAACCGCGCTCAATGATGACTACTTCCAGTCGCGGAGCCTGTACCCGAACGTCGACTTCTATACCGGCATTATCTACAAGACCATGGGGTTCCCGACGCGAATGTTTACCCCGCTGTTCGCGATCGGTCGCTTGCCAGGATGGATTGCGCAGTGGCGCGAACAGAATATGGACCCGCGCTCAAAGCTCGGCCGCCCGCAGCAGCTGTACCGCGGTAATGGTGAACGTCACTACCCGGAAGGCCGCGAGTTTAGTAGTAACTAG
- the typA gene encoding translational GTPase TypA: protein MTPSLTHRNDLRNVAIVAHVDHGKTTLVDAMLKQTNTFGDHSAHSDEERVMDSNDLEREKGITILAKNTAIRYEGEHAPDGPITINVVDTPGHADFGGEVERALSMVDGVVLLVDSSEGPLPQTRFVLRKALEALLPVILLVNKTDRPDARIDDVVGEAQDLLLGLASDLADDVPELDVDAILDLPVLYASGRAGAASTNKPNNGELPDNDNLEPLFQAILENIPAPKYDADAPLQAHVTNLDSSPFLGRLALLRIHNGTLKKGETVAWVHDGETRSVRITELLETKGLERVPTDAAGPGDIVAIAGIEEITIGDTIADINDVRPLPQIKIDDPAISMTIGTNTSPLVGKVKGHKLTARMVKERLDRELIGNVSIRVQDIGRPDAWEVQGRGELQLAILIENMRREGFELTAGKPQVVTKEIDGKKHEPFEHATIDVPEEFLGAITQLMANRKGRMDSMENHGSGWVRMEFTVPARGLIGFRSEFMTLTRGTGIVNSISAGYQPWAGAITTRVNGSIVADRAGVATPYAMMALQERMTFFVDPTDEVYEGMVVGENSRADDMDVNITKEKKLTNMRSATADELEKLTPPRQLTLEESLEFARDDECVEVTPDKIRIRKVELDATARARAAARAKRGE from the coding sequence ATGACTCCATCGCTCACCCACCGTAACGACCTCCGAAACGTGGCTATCGTTGCCCACGTTGACCACGGCAAAACAACGCTGGTTGACGCGATGCTGAAACAGACCAATACGTTCGGCGACCACTCGGCGCACTCGGATGAAGAGCGCGTGATGGACTCGAATGACCTCGAGCGCGAGAAGGGCATTACCATCCTCGCGAAGAACACGGCCATTCGCTATGAGGGCGAGCACGCGCCGGATGGTCCGATCACGATCAACGTGGTCGACACCCCCGGCCACGCTGACTTCGGCGGTGAGGTTGAACGCGCACTGTCCATGGTTGATGGTGTTGTGCTGCTGGTTGACTCATCAGAAGGTCCGCTGCCGCAGACTCGCTTCGTACTCCGTAAGGCGCTGGAAGCATTGCTGCCGGTGATCCTGCTGGTCAACAAGACCGACCGTCCGGATGCACGGATCGACGATGTGGTCGGAGAAGCACAGGACCTGCTGCTCGGTCTTGCCAGCGACCTCGCCGATGATGTGCCCGAGCTTGACGTCGACGCCATCCTCGATCTGCCCGTACTGTACGCCTCGGGACGCGCGGGAGCCGCATCCACCAACAAGCCAAATAACGGTGAACTTCCCGATAACGACAACCTCGAGCCGCTATTCCAAGCGATCCTGGAGAACATCCCGGCCCCCAAATACGATGCTGACGCACCCCTGCAGGCCCACGTCACCAACCTCGACTCCTCACCGTTCCTCGGCCGACTGGCGCTGCTTCGCATTCACAACGGCACGCTGAAGAAGGGCGAGACCGTCGCCTGGGTGCATGACGGCGAAACTCGCAGTGTCCGCATCACCGAGCTGCTCGAAACGAAGGGTCTCGAGCGAGTACCGACGGATGCGGCAGGCCCCGGCGATATCGTCGCGATTGCCGGTATCGAGGAGATCACCATTGGTGACACCATCGCCGATATCAACGATGTCCGGCCGCTGCCGCAGATCAAGATTGACGATCCGGCCATTTCGATGACCATCGGTACGAACACCTCGCCACTGGTCGGTAAGGTCAAGGGGCACAAGCTCACCGCACGCATGGTGAAAGAACGCCTCGACCGAGAACTCATCGGTAACGTTTCGATCCGGGTACAGGACATCGGTCGCCCCGATGCCTGGGAAGTTCAGGGTCGCGGGGAGCTGCAGCTGGCAATCCTCATCGAGAACATGCGCCGCGAAGGATTCGAACTCACCGCTGGAAAACCACAGGTGGTTACCAAGGAAATCGACGGTAAAAAGCACGAACCGTTTGAACACGCCACGATCGACGTCCCGGAGGAGTTCCTCGGCGCAATCACGCAGCTAATGGCGAACCGCAAGGGCCGGATGGACTCGATGGAGAACCACGGTTCCGGCTGGGTACGGATGGAGTTCACCGTGCCCGCACGCGGCCTCATCGGCTTCCGCAGCGAGTTCATGACCCTCACCCGTGGAACCGGTATCGTCAACTCAATCTCGGCCGGATACCAGCCATGGGCTGGGGCAATCACCACCCGCGTGAACGGTTCGATTGTCGCCGATCGCGCCGGGGTCGCAACACCGTACGCCATGATGGCGCTCCAGGAGCGGATGACCTTCTTTGTCGATCCAACCGACGAGGTATACGAAGGCATGGTTGTCGGCGAAAACTCGCGCGCTGACGACATGGATGTGAACATCACCAAAGAGAAGAAGCTCACGAATATGCGGTCAGCGACGGCAGATGAGCTTGAGAAGCTTACGCCGCCGCGCCAGCTGACCCTCGAAGAATCGCTCGAGTTTGCTCGTGACGACGAGTGCGTCGAGGTAACACCCGACAAGATCCGCATCCGCAAGGTTGAACTCGACGCCACCGCCCGCGCACGTGCGGCCGCCCGTGCGAAACGAGGCGAATAA
- a CDS encoding Rieske (2Fe-2S) protein: protein MTDLTASTPTPGRKTAEPAVMTRRVLVRNTALAGGGTVMAMLLTGCADDKPAAPQGEPFDVPVSEVPVGSGVVLPSHDVIITQPEAGKFLAFSAICTHKGCPVSEIREKGAFCGCHSSYFDIATGEAVSGPAQQPLPQLTVTQQGDSLRVTP from the coding sequence ATGACTGACCTCACCGCATCCACCCCAACGCCCGGTCGGAAAACCGCCGAACCAGCCGTGATGACCCGCCGCGTGCTCGTGCGCAATACTGCGCTCGCGGGTGGGGGAACCGTGATGGCCATGCTGCTGACCGGATGCGCTGACGACAAACCAGCAGCGCCGCAGGGAGAACCGTTCGATGTGCCGGTGAGTGAGGTACCGGTGGGGTCGGGTGTCGTGCTGCCCTCGCACGATGTCATCATCACCCAGCCGGAAGCCGGGAAGTTTCTTGCCTTTAGTGCGATCTGTACCCACAAGGGCTGCCCGGTGTCTGAGATACGCGAGAAGGGTGCGTTCTGCGGTTGTCACTCCAGCTATTTCGATATCGCAACGGGTGAGGCAGTTTCTGGCCCCGCCCAGCAACCGCTGCCGCAATTGACCGTCACCCAGCAGGGCGACTCGCTACGCGTTACGCCATAG
- the malQ gene encoding 4-alpha-glucanotransferase, whose product MSATVSHEILAELAEQYGIASSYFDWRGNRVTVAETTLRSVLAALDIDTSTDAAARAALAWARTRHLRRVIPPTLVQRAGNVTPVLVHVPAGVEVHLELVFEDTSRRHVAQVEHLVPNVTVDGIAIGEAKFELPADVPAGWHTLVARIPRAQLNDAAVSLFALAVDGEDAVAEGTVICAPQRSSVSVDSPVWGIMAQLYQARSERSWGLGDLADLRTLGHWGAEHGADFVLVNPFHAPSPVTPIEPSPYLPTSRRFVDPSLINIQTVSDAVDLNDAAANRIDELERFVREHTAPDAIDRDTVWLAKREALGLCFEVADHDADHWREFGDYLETQGQGLIDFATWCALCEQHGWNWRDWPAEFHNPGATGVDEFRQENADRIQFYCWLQFVVNEQATQTQRALTEAGMKIGVMHDLAVGVHPSGADAWSLDESLARGVSVGAPPDAFNQLGQDWSQPPLRPDALERTGYAPLRDMLRAAFTGAGALRIDHILGMFRLWWIPSGSQAGEGTYVTYNHEAMIGVLLLEAERANALVIGEDLGVVSDLTRQVMAERHVYGTQIMWFERDDTDAPKPPREYRKECLATVTTHDLPPTAGYLELEHVRVRHDLGLLSRSLDEELEAEREVVASFVQQVADAGLLDAGASTDDTVIALHRYLAGSVSKLFGVALADLAGDRRSINQPGTFREYPNWTLPIAGPDRQPLTLEQVLASPHAERIAAASQRQQ is encoded by the coding sequence GTGAGTGCAACCGTTTCGCATGAGATCCTCGCCGAACTCGCCGAGCAGTACGGCATCGCCAGTAGCTATTTTGATTGGCGCGGTAATCGCGTAACCGTCGCCGAAACTACGCTGCGCTCGGTGCTCGCGGCGCTGGATATCGACACCAGCACGGATGCGGCCGCTCGCGCCGCTCTTGCGTGGGCCCGCACTCGGCACCTGCGCCGGGTGATTCCGCCCACGCTCGTGCAGCGAGCCGGCAATGTCACGCCGGTGCTGGTGCACGTACCTGCGGGCGTCGAGGTGCACCTCGAGCTAGTCTTCGAAGACACATCGCGTCGCCACGTTGCCCAAGTCGAGCACCTCGTGCCCAATGTGACTGTCGATGGCATCGCCATTGGTGAGGCAAAGTTTGAGCTGCCCGCCGATGTGCCCGCAGGTTGGCACACGCTCGTGGCCCGCATCCCGCGCGCACAATTGAACGATGCGGCGGTCTCGCTCTTTGCGCTTGCGGTTGACGGTGAGGATGCGGTTGCTGAAGGAACGGTAATCTGCGCGCCACAGCGCAGTAGCGTGAGCGTTGATTCGCCCGTTTGGGGCATCATGGCTCAGCTGTATCAGGCACGCAGTGAGCGGTCGTGGGGGCTTGGGGACCTCGCAGATCTGCGCACGCTTGGACACTGGGGCGCCGAACACGGCGCTGATTTCGTGCTCGTAAACCCGTTCCACGCGCCCTCGCCGGTGACACCGATCGAACCCTCACCGTATCTGCCAACGTCCCGTCGCTTCGTCGACCCATCACTCATCAATATCCAGACGGTTTCGGATGCCGTCGACCTCAATGATGCTGCAGCGAACCGGATCGACGAACTTGAACGTTTTGTTCGCGAGCACACCGCACCGGATGCGATCGATCGCGATACCGTGTGGCTCGCCAAACGTGAGGCGCTTGGCCTGTGCTTCGAGGTGGCCGATCATGACGCCGACCACTGGCGCGAATTCGGCGACTACTTGGAAACCCAGGGGCAGGGGCTCATCGATTTTGCCACCTGGTGTGCGCTGTGCGAGCAGCACGGTTGGAATTGGCGGGACTGGCCGGCCGAGTTCCACAATCCGGGTGCTACCGGCGTCGATGAGTTCCGCCAGGAAAACGCTGACCGCATCCAGTTCTACTGCTGGTTGCAATTCGTCGTGAACGAGCAGGCAACGCAAACCCAGCGTGCGCTGACCGAGGCCGGGATGAAGATCGGAGTCATGCACGATCTTGCCGTCGGTGTGCATCCGTCCGGTGCCGATGCCTGGTCGCTGGATGAATCGCTCGCACGCGGTGTCTCGGTAGGAGCGCCGCCGGACGCCTTTAACCAGCTCGGCCAGGACTGGTCGCAACCACCGCTGCGTCCAGATGCCCTCGAGCGCACCGGGTACGCGCCGTTACGCGATATGCTGCGCGCCGCCTTTACCGGGGCGGGTGCACTGCGCATTGACCACATTCTCGGCATGTTCCGACTCTGGTGGATTCCATCGGGATCGCAAGCGGGCGAAGGCACCTACGTCACCTATAACCACGAAGCAATGATCGGGGTGCTGCTCCTTGAGGCAGAACGCGCAAACGCGCTGGTGATCGGAGAAGACCTCGGTGTGGTGAGTGATCTCACGCGGCAGGTGATGGCTGAGCGTCACGTCTACGGCACCCAGATCATGTGGTTTGAGCGTGACGACACCGATGCGCCGAAACCGCCGCGTGAGTACCGCAAGGAATGCCTGGCCACGGTCACCACACACGACCTGCCGCCCACGGCTGGGTACCTCGAACTCGAACACGTCCGTGTTCGCCACGACCTCGGCTTGCTATCGCGCTCGCTCGACGAAGAACTCGAAGCAGAACGCGAGGTTGTTGCATCCTTTGTGCAGCAGGTGGCGGATGCTGGGCTATTGGATGCGGGAGCGTCCACCGACGATACGGTCATCGCCCTGCATCGCTACCTCGCCGGCAGCGTATCGAAACTCTTCGGAGTGGCCCTAGCTGACCTCGCCGGTGACCGGCGTTCCATTAACCAGCCCGGCACCTTCCGCGAATACCCCAACTGGACGCTGCCGATCGCAGGCCCCGATCGACAGCCGCTGACCCTGGAGCAGGTGCTCGCATCGCCGCACGCCGAGCGCATCGCAGCCGCATCCCAACGCCAACAGTGA
- a CDS encoding ferredoxin: protein MTYVIALPCVDLKDRACVDECPVDCIYEGERMLYIHPDECVDCGACEPVCPVEAIYYEDDLPEEWADYYQANVDFFEELGSPGGAAKLGPQSFDVPLVAALEPQGE, encoded by the coding sequence ATGACGTACGTCATCGCCTTGCCCTGTGTCGATCTCAAAGACCGAGCCTGCGTGGACGAATGCCCCGTCGACTGCATCTATGAGGGTGAGCGCATGCTCTACATCCACCCGGATGAGTGCGTGGACTGCGGTGCGTGCGAGCCGGTATGCCCGGTCGAAGCCATCTACTACGAAGATGACCTCCCAGAGGAATGGGCCGACTACTACCAGGCAAACGTCGACTTCTTTGAAGAGCTTGGATCGCCCGGTGGTGCTGCAAAGCTCGGCCCACAGTCGTTCGACGTACCGCTTGTTGCCGCGCTCGAACCGCAAGGGGAGTAG
- a CDS encoding CPBP family intramembrane glutamic endopeptidase, translating into MPSALFAILRLVELSLGSTPLGESSVALNEPTATDVWLDLTRRFVRAVSILAPVALVIWLCWDRHRTGFQRLGMDLGRHSGASAASVVGRDAVRGAMLAAAIGIPGLALYVISRRLGWTVQVAAAPEEIHWSAVVALILAAVQAALIEEVVVVGYLTQRLRTIGWSVPLLIATSAVLRGSYHLYQGVPMALGNVVMGVVFACAFWYWRDATGQRRVLPLIIAHAILDAIAFLGYPLARQLWPQLF; encoded by the coding sequence GTGCCCTCGGCGCTATTCGCGATCCTACGCTTGGTTGAACTCTCACTGGGTTCTACGCCACTGGGCGAATCTTCGGTCGCGCTCAATGAGCCGACGGCCACCGACGTGTGGCTCGACCTCACGCGACGGTTCGTGCGCGCCGTGAGCATCCTCGCCCCGGTGGCGCTCGTGATCTGGCTGTGCTGGGATCGGCACCGCACCGGATTTCAACGGCTCGGTATGGATCTCGGTAGGCACTCCGGTGCCTCGGCAGCTTCGGTTGTTGGGCGGGATGCGGTTCGGGGCGCCATGCTGGCAGCTGCGATCGGGATTCCCGGGCTCGCCCTATATGTCATCAGTCGCAGGCTGGGGTGGACGGTGCAGGTGGCAGCTGCACCCGAAGAGATCCACTGGTCGGCGGTAGTTGCATTGATACTCGCTGCCGTGCAGGCCGCGCTGATCGAGGAGGTCGTCGTAGTCGGCTATCTCACGCAGCGGTTACGGACGATCGGCTGGTCGGTGCCGCTGCTCATCGCCACATCCGCCGTCCTTCGCGGCAGCTATCACCTGTATCAGGGTGTGCCGATGGCGTTGGGCAATGTGGTGATGGGCGTCGTGTTCGCCTGCGCATTTTGGTACTGGCGGGATGCTACGGGGCAGCGCAGGGTGCTGCCGCTGATCATCGCGCACGCGATCCTGGACGCGATCGCGTTCCTCGGCTATCCGCTTGCTAGGCAGCTGTGGCCGCAACTCTTCTAG